A DNA window from Akkermansiaceae bacterium contains the following coding sequences:
- a CDS encoding PDZ domain-containing protein, producing MRPLYLLLPFVFLAACKPPQPAAIEKKEATPEISVSAGDTRPAPVDFKSSVVRVNSTQQSWNPSQPWEKNNPSQRRALAAIVADGQVLTTAEMVADATYLELESTDGTRFAQAKVIAVDYEVNLALLGAASDEEGKALFEGTTALALAEPPTIGQALEIFQVEDNGSPLLTAGLLQSIDITSHFLPNQAFLTYMVKASMQSAASSYSLPVLQNGKLVGILISYDAEDQISDVASSDIVGRFLEQAQAGDYKGFPSLGVSIARTEDASLRAWLKIPENEGGIYVSSVRKKGAAQAAGIQKGDVILAVDGKKIDRRGYYEHSTYGNLSWGHLVRGEKSIGDTMTLSILRKGEPVEIKATLAREEEESKLIPGYSFGKAPNFLVKGGFVFQELSRPLLEAFGEEWTSRAPLNLLDAYENPEKFEDKADRVIFLSGSIPTPATIGYERLRNLIVKKVNGKEIRNMKALIEAFDSKLGELHSIEFMEEDFTVYLDDAIATSVDSQLLKRGISKLSRAE from the coding sequence ATGCGCCCGCTCTATCTTTTGCTCCCGTTCGTGTTTCTGGCCGCGTGCAAACCGCCGCAACCGGCGGCGATCGAGAAAAAGGAAGCGACTCCGGAGATCTCCGTCTCCGCCGGTGATACGCGTCCGGCGCCGGTCGACTTCAAATCCTCCGTCGTCCGGGTGAACTCCACGCAGCAGTCGTGGAACCCCAGCCAGCCATGGGAGAAAAACAATCCGTCGCAGCGCCGCGCGCTCGCCGCCATCGTCGCGGACGGCCAGGTGCTGACGACCGCGGAAATGGTCGCTGACGCGACCTATCTGGAACTGGAATCCACCGACGGCACGCGTTTCGCCCAGGCGAAGGTGATCGCCGTGGACTATGAGGTGAACCTCGCCCTGCTGGGCGCCGCTTCCGATGAGGAAGGAAAGGCGCTTTTCGAGGGCACCACGGCCCTCGCCCTCGCTGAGCCACCCACCATCGGCCAGGCGCTGGAGATCTTCCAGGTGGAGGACAACGGCTCCCCCCTGCTGACGGCCGGCCTGCTCCAGAGCATCGACATCACCTCCCACTTCCTGCCGAACCAGGCGTTCCTCACCTACATGGTGAAGGCATCCATGCAGAGCGCAGCCAGCAGCTACTCCCTGCCGGTCCTCCAGAACGGGAAGCTGGTGGGCATCCTCATCAGCTATGATGCGGAGGACCAGATCTCCGATGTCGCCTCCTCGGACATCGTCGGGCGTTTCCTGGAACAGGCGCAGGCCGGTGACTACAAGGGCTTCCCCAGCCTCGGCGTCTCGATCGCCCGCACGGAGGACGCCTCCCTCCGCGCATGGCTGAAGATCCCGGAAAATGAGGGGGGCATCTACGTCAGCAGCGTCCGCAAGAAGGGTGCGGCCCAAGCCGCGGGCATCCAGAAGGGCGATGTGATCCTCGCGGTGGACGGCAAGAAGATCGACCGCCGCGGCTACTATGAGCACTCGACCTACGGCAACCTGTCATGGGGACACCTCGTGCGGGGGGAGAAATCCATCGGTGATACGATGACCCTTTCCATCCTCCGCAAGGGCGAGCCGGTGGAAATCAAGGCCACCCTCGCGCGCGAGGAAGAGGAATCGAAGCTGATCCCGGGATACTCGTTCGGCAAGGCCCCCAACTTCCTCGTCAAAGGCGGCTTCGTGTTCCAGGAACTTTCCCGGCCGCTGCTCGAAGCGTTCGGCGAGGAATGGACCTCCCGCGCCCCGCTCAACCTGCTGGACGCCTACGAAAATCCGGAAAAGTTCGAGGACAAGGCGGACCGCGTGATTTTCCTCAGCGGCTCCATCCCCACCCCCGCCACCATCGGCTACGAGCGCCTGCGCAACCTCATCGTCAAGAAGGTGAACGGCAAGGAGATCCGGAACATGAAGGCGCTCATCGAGGCCTTTGACTCGAAGCTCGGTGAACTCCACTCCATCGAGTTCATGGAGGAGGACTTCACCGTCTATCTGGATGACGCCATCGCAACCTCCGTGGACAGCCAGTTGCTCAAGCGGGGTATCTCGAAGCTTTCGCGGGCGGAGTAA
- a CDS encoding efflux RND transporter periplasmic adaptor subunit: MKFPNTLLHTLKRPKFIIPVAVLAAGTGIWSVVPRKQSHEAAAASFYKAERGSFTISLPTGGALEAVDRVTVRNLVPGRTEIISLIKEGTVVKKGDLLIELDANGIEDQLSLAEIAYQQAVFAFSEQEERVEVLKSDNTLKLRDAELAVKLATQDKTKYVDGDWPQLSKKAETTISLATEELRRAQDRLAGTKKLEAKGYVNPTELVTDTLAAKRREIELATAVEDRRLLLEFDYPRAMQQLNLALENANIKLERTRKQNQLQVEKAELQLTSSKETLDLRKVKLEELRSSKEYTMIRAPKSGLVVYEKSEDFRSEAIGEGILVRERQPLISLPDVSRMKVMINVYENQVSLVKPGMRAFINLDALPDQRFLGEVTSVASMPEPSRDGNPNFRIYKAEVLVKDQLPDIKPGITARVDVLIAELQDVIKVPLQAVVGVGDRQICFLQKNGKLNPVPVEIGLFDNDFVQITRGLESGDLVSLAPPRTTELPEKKAEEAKPEEEAPVSPKNPKNLPPGPVQKNTLAEARNAVKPG; the protein is encoded by the coding sequence ATGAAATTCCCAAACACCCTCCTCCACACGCTCAAACGTCCGAAATTCATCATTCCGGTCGCAGTGCTGGCGGCTGGAACGGGGATCTGGTCGGTGGTGCCGCGGAAGCAGTCACATGAGGCCGCCGCAGCTTCGTTTTACAAAGCCGAGCGCGGTTCCTTCACCATCTCCCTGCCCACCGGCGGAGCCCTGGAAGCCGTGGACCGGGTGACCGTCCGCAACCTGGTGCCCGGCCGCACCGAGATCATTTCCCTCATCAAGGAAGGCACGGTCGTCAAAAAGGGCGACCTCCTCATCGAACTGGATGCCAATGGCATCGAGGACCAACTCTCTCTGGCGGAGATCGCCTACCAACAGGCGGTTTTCGCCTTTTCCGAACAGGAAGAACGGGTGGAAGTCCTGAAAAGCGACAATACCCTGAAACTCCGCGACGCGGAGCTGGCGGTGAAACTAGCCACCCAAGACAAGACGAAATATGTCGATGGTGACTGGCCCCAGCTCAGCAAGAAGGCGGAAACCACCATTTCCCTGGCCACGGAGGAACTCCGCCGGGCGCAGGACCGCCTGGCCGGCACGAAGAAACTGGAGGCGAAGGGCTATGTGAACCCTACCGAGCTGGTGACGGACACCCTCGCCGCCAAGCGCAGGGAGATCGAGCTGGCCACCGCGGTCGAAGACCGGCGTCTGCTGCTGGAGTTCGACTATCCCCGCGCCATGCAGCAACTGAATCTGGCGCTGGAGAACGCGAACATCAAGCTGGAGCGCACCCGCAAGCAGAACCAGCTCCAGGTGGAGAAGGCGGAACTGCAGCTCACCTCCTCCAAGGAAACGCTCGACCTGCGCAAGGTGAAGCTGGAGGAACTCCGCTCCTCCAAGGAATACACCATGATCCGCGCTCCGAAGTCCGGGTTGGTGGTCTATGAAAAGAGCGAGGATTTCCGCAGCGAGGCCATCGGTGAGGGCATCCTCGTCCGCGAGCGCCAGCCGCTCATCTCCCTGCCGGATGTCTCCCGGATGAAGGTGATGATCAATGTCTATGAGAACCAGGTGAGCCTGGTGAAGCCGGGCATGCGCGCATTCATCAATCTAGACGCCCTCCCGGACCAACGCTTCCTGGGGGAAGTCACCTCCGTGGCCTCCATGCCGGAGCCATCCCGCGACGGGAACCCGAACTTCCGCATCTACAAGGCCGAAGTGCTGGTGAAAGACCAGCTTCCCGACATCAAGCCGGGCATCACGGCGCGGGTGGACGTCCTCATCGCCGAGCTGCAGGATGTGATCAAGGTTCCGCTGCAAGCCGTCGTCGGCGTGGGTGACCGCCAGATCTGCTTCCTCCAGAAGAACGGAAAGCTGAATCCGGTTCCCGTTGAGATCGGCCTCTTCGACAACGATTTCGTCCAGATCACCCGGGGACTTGAGTCCGGTGACCTGGTGTCGCTGGCACCACCGCGCACCACCGAGCTTCCTGAAAAGAAGGCGGAGGAAGCGAAACCCGAGGAAGAGGCGCCCGTCTCACCGAAGAACCCGAAGAATCTCCCTCCTGGTCCGGTCCAGAAGAACACCCTGGCGGAAGCGCGCAACGCGGTGAAACCCGGCTGA
- a CDS encoding TolC family protein: protein MPFHLPGKSLLFLPAVIAPAWILSSCSTDNYVRSADAEVRGIIDQNQNLVLDTPSAPVVIDTAYSELNPDYIQPEIIVRERQKGEPMRITLTEAIDLSIRSRREYQNQRETLYLAALDLTRARHDYTPRITSLGSRASLQSARLKNANGNYDETSRDLAVGTRAGFDQAFITGGALAVDLAQDVFKFYLGGSGNNGSTRFLSARLTQPLLRGSGAIATENLTQRERNVAYAVRTYSRFQQRNVIDITSAYFRILQEKDRVRNEYSSYQNLVIFADRARALAEDRLPRFQLDQAKQSELRARARYISAINSYKNLVDNFKITLGLPLGGELLLDDSALRSLAEAGLPFIPFESDPAFHVAVNHRLDLFNEIDRFEDAKRKVTVAADAFKPGVNLFAGVDVDTNNGSRTYSNFNADAYYSRIGLDIDLPIDNLAARNEFRRTKIDFERQLRQLAQALDIIHGDLRSGLRGLDLSRQTYAIQQNALKLANQRVDGANMLLDAGRASTRDLLDSQNDQLTAQNAVTSALVDYHLTRLNLLYNMGIFDPSLPQFWVKNPPFPQIKSKEAQIVPVNTAGSDRLITPEELFLETRPRS, encoded by the coding sequence ATGCCATTCCACCTTCCAGGCAAATCCCTGTTGTTCCTTCCCGCGGTCATCGCCCCCGCCTGGATCCTCTCCTCCTGCTCCACGGACAACTACGTCCGGTCCGCCGACGCGGAGGTGCGCGGCATCATCGACCAGAACCAGAACCTGGTGCTGGATACCCCCTCCGCGCCGGTCGTGATCGACACCGCCTACTCGGAGTTGAACCCGGACTACATCCAACCGGAGATCATCGTCCGCGAGCGGCAGAAGGGGGAGCCGATGAGGATCACCCTGACAGAGGCCATCGACCTCTCCATCCGCAGCCGCCGGGAATACCAGAACCAGCGGGAGACCCTGTATCTGGCTGCGCTCGATCTCACCCGCGCGCGGCACGACTACACGCCGAGGATCACCTCCCTGGGCAGCAGGGCCAGCCTGCAGTCCGCCCGCCTGAAGAACGCGAACGGCAACTATGATGAAACCTCGCGGGATCTCGCCGTCGGAACCCGCGCGGGCTTTGACCAAGCCTTCATCACCGGCGGCGCGCTGGCGGTCGATCTGGCGCAGGACGTCTTCAAGTTCTACCTCGGCGGAAGCGGGAACAACGGCTCCACCCGCTTCCTCTCCGCCCGGCTGACGCAGCCGCTGCTGCGGGGCAGCGGCGCCATCGCCACCGAGAACCTCACCCAGCGCGAACGGAACGTCGCCTACGCCGTGCGCACCTATTCCCGGTTCCAGCAGCGCAACGTGATCGACATCACCAGCGCCTACTTCCGGATCCTCCAGGAAAAGGACCGGGTGAGGAACGAATACTCCAGCTACCAGAATCTGGTCATCTTCGCGGACCGCGCCCGCGCCCTCGCGGAGGACCGCCTGCCGAGGTTCCAGCTCGACCAGGCAAAGCAGAGCGAACTCCGCGCCCGCGCCCGCTACATCAGCGCGATCAATTCCTACAAGAATCTGGTCGATAACTTCAAGATCACGCTTGGCCTGCCGCTGGGCGGGGAGTTGCTGCTGGATGACTCCGCGCTCAGGTCGCTGGCGGAAGCAGGCCTGCCGTTCATCCCCTTCGAATCGGATCCCGCCTTCCACGTCGCGGTCAACCACCGGCTCGACCTCTTCAATGAAATCGACCGCTTCGAGGATGCGAAGCGGAAGGTCACGGTGGCTGCGGACGCGTTCAAACCCGGCGTGAATCTCTTCGCCGGGGTCGATGTCGATACCAACAACGGCTCCCGCACTTACTCGAATTTCAACGCGGACGCCTACTACAGCCGCATCGGCCTGGATATCGACCTGCCCATCGACAACCTCGCCGCGCGGAATGAATTCCGCCGGACCAAGATCGACTTCGAGCGGCAGCTCCGCCAGCTCGCGCAGGCGCTCGACATCATCCACGGCGACCTGCGGAGCGGACTGAGAGGGCTGGATCTTTCCCGCCAGACCTACGCCATCCAGCAGAACGCGCTGAAGCTGGCGAACCAGCGGGTGGACGGCGCGAACATGCTTCTGGACGCCGGCCGGGCCTCCACCCGGGACCTGCTGGACTCCCAGAACGACCAGCTCACCGCCCAGAACGCCGTCACCTCCGCCTTGGTGGACTACCACCTCACCCGCCTCAACCTCCTCTACAATATGGGGATCTTCGATCCTTCCCTGCCGCAATTTTGGGTGAAAAATCCTCCATTTCCCCAAATTAAAAGTAAGGAGGCGCAAATTGTCCCCGTAAATACCGCCGGATCCGACAGGCTCATCACGCCCGAGGAACTCTTTCTGGAAACGCGACCCCGTTCCTGA
- the dapB gene encoding 4-hydroxy-tetrahydrodipicolinate reductase — protein MLNLLVTGKSGRMGQAILQAAADVHSQRTDVSVTATHDAGEDLDAAMARANCVIDFTVHSFTKDVVAAALKHGTSLVIGTTGHSEEERDVIREAAKTLPIVYAPNYSVGVNTLFWLTRKAAQILTQDRFDIEVTEMHHKHKIDSPSGTARRLLEILNEETGTSYNDDIAHGRFGNIGPRKPREIGMHTLRGGDVVGDHTVLFAADGERVELTHKASSRLTFAAGAVRAAIWLQGQPAGLYDMQDVLGLQ, from the coding sequence ATGCTCAACCTTCTCGTCACCGGAAAATCAGGCCGCATGGGCCAGGCGATCCTGCAGGCCGCCGCCGATGTCCATTCCCAACGCACGGATGTCTCCGTCACCGCCACCCATGATGCGGGCGAGGACCTGGATGCGGCGATGGCCAGGGCAAACTGCGTGATCGATTTCACCGTCCACTCTTTCACCAAGGATGTCGTCGCCGCGGCATTGAAGCATGGCACCAGCCTCGTCATCGGCACCACCGGCCATTCGGAGGAGGAGCGGGACGTCATCCGCGAAGCGGCGAAGACCCTGCCCATCGTCTATGCGCCGAACTACTCCGTGGGCGTGAACACCCTCTTCTGGCTCACCAGGAAGGCCGCGCAGATCCTGACGCAGGACCGCTTCGACATCGAGGTGACCGAGATGCACCACAAGCACAAGATCGACTCCCCCTCCGGCACCGCGCGGCGGCTGCTGGAGATCCTCAACGAGGAAACGGGAACCTCCTACAACGACGACATCGCCCACGGCAGGTTCGGCAACATCGGCCCGCGCAAACCGCGCGAGATCGGCATGCACACCCTGCGCGGCGGGGACGTCGTGGGCGACCACACCGTCCTCTTCGCGGCGGACGGCGAGCGGGTGGAACTCACCCACAAGGCCTCCTCCCGCCTGACCTTCGCCGCCGGAGCGGTGAGGGCCGCCATCTGGCTCCAGGGCCAGCCCGCCGGTCTGTATGACATGCAGGACGTGCTCGGACTCCAATGA
- a CDS encoding ABC transporter ATP-binding protein, which translates to MPDPVISIRGLQKVYHLGEEADVYALAGVDLDVMPGEHVAIMGSSGSGKSTMLNLLGCLDRPSAGSYFLGGDDVALLDDDALSHVRGQRLGFIFQSYNLIPQLTVLENIEVPLFYQNRDTPEALARCKELAKLVGLDGRLNHRPKQLSGGQQQRVAIARALVNDPLLILADEPTGNLDSATEEDVLALIDQLNDEGRTIVMVTHDEHVALRADRIIHMRDGKIHRQEIVTPEMREAAEATAK; encoded by the coding sequence ATGCCGGATCCCGTCATTTCCATCCGTGGACTGCAGAAGGTCTATCACCTCGGTGAGGAAGCGGATGTGTATGCCCTCGCCGGAGTGGATCTGGATGTGATGCCCGGCGAGCATGTGGCGATCATGGGTTCCTCCGGTTCCGGGAAGTCCACCATGCTGAACCTGCTGGGCTGCCTGGACCGCCCCAGCGCCGGTTCCTATTTCCTCGGCGGGGATGACGTCGCGCTGCTGGATGACGACGCGCTCTCCCACGTGCGCGGCCAGCGGCTGGGATTCATCTTCCAGTCCTACAACCTGATCCCCCAGTTGACGGTGCTGGAGAACATCGAGGTGCCTCTGTTCTACCAGAACCGGGACACCCCGGAAGCGCTCGCACGCTGCAAGGAACTCGCGAAACTGGTGGGGCTGGACGGCCGCCTGAACCACCGCCCGAAGCAACTCTCCGGCGGCCAGCAACAGCGGGTGGCCATCGCCCGTGCGCTGGTCAATGACCCCCTGCTGATCCTGGCCGACGAACCGACGGGAAACCTGGACTCCGCCACCGAGGAGGATGTGCTGGCCTTGATCGACCAGCTCAACGACGAGGGCCGCACCATCGTCATGGTCACCCACGACGAGCACGTGGCTCTGCGGGCGGACCGCATCATCCACATGCGGGATGGAAAGATCCACCGGCAGGAGATCGTCACCCCGGAAATGCGGGAAGCGGCGGAGGCCACCGCGAAGTGA
- the ilvD gene encoding dihydroxy-acid dehydratase codes for MAISDTIKQGAIRAPHRSLLRATGMIRSEDDWGKPFIAIANSFVQIIPGHAHLDVVGRKVREAVREAGGVPFEFNCIGVDDGIAMGHGGMRYSLASREIIADSIEIMLRAHCFDGVVCIPNCDKIVPGMMMGAARVDIPTVFVSGGPMKSGRNPTTGESLDLASVFEAVGSLSSGKIDDRQLEEIEKNACPTCGSCSGMFTANSMNCLCEALGLALPGNGSILATDPARDELFRKAGRAIIRLVRDQVKPSSILTREAFENALALDMAMGGSSNTILHTIAVAKEAGVDLTMADFNAISGRVPHLCKVAPSGKHYMEDIDRAGGISAILKTLTGKPGILHEDAMTVSGLTLGERISVAKVKDADVIRPLDNAYSEKGGLAVLFGNLAPEGCVVKAAGVSPAMHHFTGTAVVFESEEEAQRGILLGNVKAGDVVVIRYEGPRGGPGMREMLAPTAAIAGRGLGDCVALITDGRFSGATRGGAIGHVSPEAAAGGPIALVEQGDRIEIDIPARSIILLVDDATLEERRKRWGPPIPKARSGYLARYAAMVGSASTGAVLEVP; via the coding sequence ATGGCCATCAGCGACACCATCAAACAAGGTGCCATCCGCGCACCGCACCGCAGCCTCCTCCGCGCGACGGGCATGATCCGGTCCGAAGACGACTGGGGGAAGCCCTTCATCGCCATCGCGAACTCGTTCGTCCAGATCATCCCCGGGCATGCCCACCTCGATGTGGTGGGGCGGAAAGTCCGCGAGGCCGTGCGGGAGGCGGGCGGCGTTCCGTTCGAGTTCAACTGCATCGGAGTGGATGACGGCATCGCCATGGGCCATGGCGGCATGCGCTACTCGCTCGCATCGCGTGAGATCATCGCCGACAGCATCGAGATCATGCTCCGCGCCCACTGCTTCGACGGCGTGGTGTGCATCCCGAACTGTGACAAGATCGTGCCCGGCATGATGATGGGGGCGGCGCGTGTGGACATCCCGACCGTCTTCGTTTCCGGCGGTCCCATGAAATCCGGGCGCAACCCCACCACGGGCGAGTCGCTCGACCTTGCCTCCGTGTTCGAGGCGGTGGGCAGCCTATCTTCGGGCAAGATCGACGACCGCCAGTTGGAGGAGATCGAGAAAAACGCCTGCCCCACCTGCGGTTCCTGCTCCGGCATGTTCACAGCGAACTCGATGAACTGCTTGTGCGAGGCACTGGGCCTGGCGCTGCCCGGCAACGGCTCCATCCTCGCCACGGATCCCGCCCGCGATGAACTATTCCGAAAGGCAGGCAGGGCGATCATCCGGCTGGTGCGGGACCAGGTGAAGCCGTCCTCCATCCTCACGCGGGAGGCCTTTGAAAATGCCCTCGCGCTGGACATGGCCATGGGCGGTTCATCGAACACCATCCTCCACACCATCGCCGTGGCGAAGGAGGCCGGGGTGGATCTGACGATGGCGGATTTCAACGCGATCTCCGGACGCGTGCCGCACCTCTGCAAGGTGGCTCCCTCCGGAAAGCACTACATGGAGGACATCGACCGGGCTGGAGGCATTTCCGCGATCCTGAAGACGCTCACCGGCAAGCCGGGAATCCTCCATGAGGACGCCATGACCGTGAGTGGCCTGACGCTGGGGGAACGGATCAGCGTGGCGAAGGTGAAGGACGCGGACGTGATCCGTCCGCTGGACAACGCCTATTCGGAGAAAGGCGGGCTGGCGGTGCTGTTCGGAAATCTGGCGCCGGAAGGCTGCGTGGTGAAGGCGGCGGGCGTGAGTCCGGCCATGCACCACTTCACCGGCACAGCCGTGGTTTTCGAATCCGAGGAGGAAGCCCAGCGCGGAATTTTGTTGGGAAACGTGAAGGCGGGGGATGTGGTGGTCATCCGCTATGAAGGTCCACGTGGAGGACCGGGCATGCGGGAGATGCTGGCCCCCACCGCCGCCATCGCAGGTCGCGGGCTGGGCGACTGCGTGGCGCTCATCACCGATGGCCGCTTTTCCGGGGCCACCCGCGGCGGTGCCATCGGCCACGTGTCCCCGGAGGCTGCGGCCGGCGGACCCATCGCCTTGGTGGAGCAGGGGGACCGGATCGAAATCGATATCCCCGCACGTTCCATCATCCTGCTGGTGGATGACGCCACACTGGAGGAGCGGCGGAAGCGCTGGGGCCCGCCCATCCCGAAAGCCCGCTCCGGCTACCTGGCAAGATACGCCGCTATGGTGGGAAGCGCGAGCACGGGGGCGGTACTGGAAGTGCCGTAG
- a CDS encoding LysR family transcriptional regulator, translating into MDYSLRELECFIAVAEERSFTRAARRLHLAQPPLSRHVKALEEKIGAVLFIREPRGVSLTEAANVFYEETRNIPRRLLRAGEAARRCASGEISRLRLGFVSAVMSDELAGVFRSFRAKHPRVHITLHDLPPQDQLDAIADGRLDGGFVGIEPDDSPAGIRFIPWRSEPLVCLVPSGHPLAGNRTVALPALAEESFVAISRASAPAFADKVRDLCAAAGFRPRIVLESTRAQAVALMVSAGSGIALLPDTPAALVKPSARAVPLRPGVKIRHVFACRERRQDGTILDFIRLLR; encoded by the coding sequence ATGGATTACTCACTGAGGGAACTGGAATGCTTCATCGCCGTGGCGGAGGAACGCTCGTTCACGCGGGCGGCCCGCAGGCTCCATCTGGCCCAGCCCCCTCTCTCCCGCCACGTCAAGGCGCTGGAGGAGAAGATCGGCGCCGTGCTTTTCATCCGCGAGCCGCGCGGGGTCTCCCTCACGGAAGCGGCGAACGTCTTCTATGAGGAAACACGGAACATCCCCCGCCGGCTGCTGCGTGCCGGGGAGGCGGCGCGGAGATGCGCCTCCGGGGAGATCTCCAGGCTCCGGCTGGGATTCGTGAGCGCGGTGATGAGCGACGAACTGGCGGGCGTGTTCCGTTCGTTCCGCGCGAAGCATCCGCGGGTCCACATCACGCTGCACGACCTGCCGCCGCAGGACCAACTGGATGCCATCGCCGACGGGCGGCTGGACGGCGGCTTCGTAGGGATCGAGCCGGACGACTCGCCCGCGGGGATCCGTTTCATCCCCTGGCGGTCGGAGCCGCTGGTCTGCCTGGTACCCTCCGGCCATCCGCTGGCCGGGAACAGGACCGTGGCGCTCCCCGCGCTCGCGGAGGAATCTTTCGTCGCCATCTCCCGTGCCTCCGCCCCCGCCTTCGCGGACAAGGTGCGCGACCTGTGCGCGGCGGCGGGCTTCCGGCCGCGCATCGTCCTGGAGTCCACGCGCGCGCAGGCCGTGGCGCTGATGGTCTCCGCCGGCTCCGGCATCGCGCTGCTTCCGGACACCCCGGCGGCGCTGGTGAAGCCCTCCGCCCGGGCCGTCCCGCTCCGCCCCGGTGTGAAGATCCGCCACGTTTTCGCCTGCCGGGAGCGCCGCCAGGACGGGACCATCCTGGACTTCATCCGCCTGCTCCGCTGA